From Helicobacteraceae bacterium, a single genomic window includes:
- the hydG gene encoding [FeFe] hydrogenase H-cluster radical SAM maturase HydG has protein sequence MAWAKERLQRVIDWENANEYEDFIDDSRIHSILKAASAPSTNEVLATIKKAKANASKGVMLSPEETAILMNARGDDLWEEIYSAAAFVKEEVYGNRIVLFSPLYISNPCVNNCAYCGFRSSNKNMQKITLDADGLKNEIEALIDAGQKRLIAVFGEHPKSDAEYIANSVRTIYSVKKNKGEIRRVNINAAPMFEEEYKLIKSEGIGTYQVFQETYHKATYEKVHPKGTIKGEYNWRLFALHRALKAGLDDVAIGTLFGLYDWRYETLAMLYHAMDLERVFGVGAHTMSFPRIKLTQNGESFRSPYAVSDLDIVKIAAVIRLMCPFTGTILTAREDPIVRDEMLRKCGVSQTDAGTNIGLGGYSENNKGNNLAKQQFSIGDHRSIDAFILSLVKDGRLPSFCTSCYREGRTGCSFMPLAKGAKIKYLCIPNGILTFKEYIRDYASSEVKSIGEQTIIPKYLDMLRENLPQAVGTIEKMIDGLERGESDCHI, from the coding sequence ATGGCATGGGCGAAAGAGAGGCTACAAAGAGTTATCGATTGGGAAAACGCTAACGAATACGAGGATTTTATCGACGATAGCCGAATACATTCCATACTAAAAGCGGCGAGCGCCCCATCGACAAACGAGGTTTTAGCAACGATAAAAAAGGCGAAAGCAAACGCGAGCAAAGGCGTTATGCTATCCCCCGAAGAGACGGCGATTCTTATGAACGCGCGAGGAGACGATCTCTGGGAGGAGATATATAGCGCCGCCGCGTTTGTAAAAGAGGAGGTGTATGGAAACCGCATAGTCCTGTTTTCGCCTTTATATATTTCAAATCCGTGCGTTAATAATTGCGCCTATTGCGGTTTTCGTTCGTCAAACAAAAATATGCAAAAGATCACGCTAGACGCCGACGGGTTAAAAAACGAAATAGAGGCGCTGATAGACGCGGGGCAGAAGCGGCTGATCGCGGTGTTTGGCGAGCATCCAAAAAGCGACGCGGAATATATCGCAAACAGCGTTAGAACGATCTACTCCGTTAAGAAAAACAAAGGCGAGATAAGACGGGTAAATATCAACGCCGCGCCAATGTTTGAGGAGGAATATAAGCTGATAAAAAGCGAGGGGATAGGCACATATCAGGTTTTTCAAGAGACCTATCACAAAGCGACATACGAAAAGGTTCATCCAAAAGGCACGATCAAGGGCGAATATAATTGGCGGTTGTTCGCCTTGCATAGGGCGTTGAAGGCGGGACTTGACGACGTGGCGATCGGAACGCTTTTTGGGCTATACGATTGGCGATACGAGACGTTGGCTATGCTCTATCACGCTATGGATTTGGAACGCGTATTTGGCGTGGGAGCGCACACTATGTCGTTTCCTAGAATCAAATTAACGCAAAACGGCGAAAGTTTTAGATCGCCCTACGCCGTAAGCGATTTAGATATAGTAAAGATCGCCGCCGTTATTCGCCTTATGTGTCCTTTTACCGGCACTATTTTAACGGCTAGAGAAGATCCGATCGTTCGAGACGAAATGTTGCGAAAATGCGGCGTCTCTCAAACCGACGCGGGAACAAACATAGGTTTAGGCGGCTATTCGGAAAACAACAAGGGTAATAACCTTGCCAAACAGCAGTTTTCGATAGGCGATCACAGAAGCATAGACGCTTTTATTCTAAGCCTCGTGAAAGACGGCAGGCTGCCCTCGTTTTGCACCTCGTGCTACCGCGAGGGGCGCACCGGCTGTAGCTTTATGCCGTTAGCCAAAGGCGCGAAGATCAAATATCTGTGTATTCCAAACGGGATTTTGACCTTTAAGGAGTATATAAGAGATTACGCCTCCAGCGAAGTAAAAAGCATAGGAGAACAAACGATTATTCCTAAATATTTGGATATGTTGCGCGAAAATCTTCCGCAGGCGGTTGGAACGATCGAGAAGATGATCGACGGCTTAGAACGGGGCGAAAGCGATTGTCATATATAG
- a CDS encoding cytochrome b/b6 domain-containing protein, whose amino-acid sequence MSSAKVLKFHVCEKVFHNINLLSWAILIVTGCLVYFKPISDESAAIAMDIHIIAAVLSTANFFGFAIINYDRFMLLLKNLTSWDRDTLSWFKNLGGYPRKIFGIGFGPKEVAPQGRFNGGQKLLYPAFIAMIFALIVSGWLLYAFTPALGKQAVTALFYFHVWGSIIVTALAVFGHAPMALMNFGDFKAMFGRGEGYVSLEEAKHSAPKWVENDLVKVEGKDD is encoded by the coding sequence ATGTCTAGCGCAAAAGTCTTAAAGTTTCACGTCTGCGAAAAGGTTTTTCACAACATAAACCTGTTAAGCTGGGCGATCTTAATAGTTACGGGCTGTTTGGTATATTTCAAGCCGATAAGCGACGAGAGCGCCGCGATCGCTATGGACATACATATAATCGCCGCCGTTTTATCCACCGCTAACTTTTTTGGTTTTGCGATTATCAACTACGATAGGTTTATGCTGCTGTTAAAAAACCTGACGAGTTGGGATAGAGATACGCTTAGCTGGTTCAAAAATCTCGGCGGTTATCCAAGAAAGATATTTGGGATCGGTTTTGGACCCAAAGAGGTAGCGCCGCAAGGCAGATTCAACGGGGGGCAGAAGCTGCTGTATCCCGCGTTTATAGCGATGATTTTCGCGCTTATCGTTTCGGGTTGGCTTCTTTACGCCTTTACGCCCGCGCTTGGAAAACAGGCGGTAACCGCGCTCTTTTACTTTCACGTCTGGGGTTCGATTATCGTTACCGCGCTGGCTGTTTTTGGACACGCGCCGATGGCGTTGATGAATTTCGGCGATTTCAAGGCGATGTTCGGGCGCGGCGAGGGCTATGTGTCGCTTGAGGAGGCGAAACATAGCGCGCCAAAATGGGTGGAAAACGACCTTGTAAAAGTTGAAGGCAAGGACGATTAA
- a CDS encoding iron hydrogenase small subunit — protein sequence MSEKEYYAEKPSRSLISRRDFLKVAGVSVSVIAVSGYAITDIIERRKSYIRLRQLGLYKDDKRLQKQNLTGSHQNPSALKVYKDLNTKPMGEIAEELLHTKTYVDRNNLGLVGGDHV from the coding sequence GTGAGCGAAAAAGAATACTACGCGGAAAAACCGTCGCGATCGCTAATTAGCCGCCGCGACTTTCTTAAAGTAGCCGGAGTTTCGGTATCGGTTATAGCCGTAAGCGGCTACGCGATCACCGATATTATCGAGCGGCGCAAATCGTATATAAGATTAAGGCAACTTGGGCTTTACAAAGACGATAAGCGGTTGCAAAAACAGAACCTAACCGGTTCGCACCAAAACCCTAGCGCGTTAAAGGTTTATAAAGACCTAAACACCAAACCTATGGGCGAAATAGCCGAAGAGTTGTTGCATACAAAAACCTACGTGGATCGTAACAATCTAGGATTAGTAGGAGGCGATCATGTCTAG
- a CDS encoding 4Fe-4S binding protein: MSKVTRIATFNPSQEAWGSDAEFEGTCRKGELRGIIAINQDNCVGCDTCSAFCPTEAIKGSLGVAHKINVNRCVNCGQCLVNCPFGAIEQMSFVDTVMQKLSDPGAFVVAHPSPSVRVSIAEEFGGNPGDLTINRLYNAFELAGFHNYDVNFAADQTILEEGTEFIKKVQYWLLGERGGDLEHMAAHPFPHFTSCCPAWVKNAETFHPQLLAHISGAKSPIQMGGALAKTWAAKYVWKVDPRSVYMVAVTPCTAKIFEASRPEFNSARQYLIKNGEIPTNTPNFQDIDAVLTARDIAEIFRRKNINPLTLSDERADETMNVYTGAATIFGNSGGVMEAALRTAYFILSGNELSNPDLIAVRGYETDIVEANIPIPLKDYGGKIAEVKVAVVNGASRNIKTIVDRLIDDRNKYHFVEVMNCPGGCVNGGGQPVRTMGTSWLHPLLPLPLRA; encoded by the coding sequence ATGTCAAAGGTAACGCGGATTGCCACGTTCAATCCGTCGCAAGAGGCTTGGGGGAGCGACGCCGAGTTCGAGGGAACCTGTCGAAAGGGGGAGCTAAGAGGCATAATCGCGATCAATCAGGACAATTGCGTAGGGTGCGACACCTGTAGCGCGTTCTGCCCTACGGAGGCGATTAAGGGATCGCTTGGCGTGGCGCATAAGATCAACGTCAATCGGTGCGTAAATTGCGGTCAGTGTCTTGTGAATTGTCCGTTTGGCGCGATCGAGCAGATGAGCTTTGTCGATACGGTAATGCAAAAGCTGAGCGATCCGGGCGCGTTTGTCGTGGCTCACCCATCGCCGTCCGTTAGGGTTTCGATCGCCGAAGAGTTTGGGGGGAACCCCGGCGATCTGACGATAAACAGGCTCTACAACGCCTTCGAACTGGCGGGATTTCACAACTACGACGTCAATTTCGCCGCCGATCAGACCATTTTGGAAGAGGGGACGGAGTTTATCAAAAAGGTTCAATACTGGCTGCTTGGAGAGCGAGGCGGGGATTTGGAACATATGGCGGCGCACCCTTTTCCGCATTTCACAAGTTGCTGTCCCGCGTGGGTGAAAAACGCCGAAACCTTTCACCCGCAACTTTTGGCGCACATATCTGGAGCGAAATCGCCTATACAGATGGGCGGCGCGTTAGCTAAAACGTGGGCGGCAAAATATGTGTGGAAGGTCGATCCAAGAAGCGTTTATATGGTCGCGGTTACGCCATGCACCGCAAAGATATTCGAGGCGAGCAGACCGGAGTTTAACTCGGCGCGTCAATATCTAATAAAAAACGGCGAAATACCTACCAATACGCCTAATTTTCAGGATATAGACGCGGTTTTGACGGCAAGAGATATAGCGGAGATTTTCAGGCGAAAAAATATAAATCCGCTAACGCTCTCAGACGAGCGAGCCGACGAGACGATGAACGTCTATACCGGCGCGGCGACTATATTTGGAAATAGCGGAGGAGTGATGGAAGCGGCGTTAAGAACCGCGTATTTTATTCTCTCCGGAAACGAGTTGTCAAATCCCGATCTGATCGCCGTAAGAGGGTATGAAACCGACATCGTGGAAGCGAACATTCCCATACCTTTGAAAGATTACGGCGGCAAAATTGCAGAGGTGAAAGTCGCCGTCGTAAACGGAGCGTCGAGGAATATAAAAACGATTGTGGATAGATTGATCGACGATCGCAACAAATATCACTTTGTAGAAGTGATGAATTGCCCCGGCGGGTGCGTAAATGGGGGCGGACAGCCCGTTAGGACGATGGGGACTTCGTGGCTTCATCCGCTTTTGCCGCTTCCGCTAAGAGCGTAA
- a CDS encoding acetate--CoA ligase family protein translates to MTESELYDLLSERQVPVAPYKSFGFKEKPVVDFFPVALKIESPKVVHKSEFGAVKLNITSNEQLEAAKAEIIKNVESRGVKLDESDRFIATKMLRGEELYFGMVNDPVFGKTILFGKGGVLLELYKDVSYISLEADRAEIERALRGAKISKLLDNFRGLGFTIDGAIAFVEKLQNFIKNNPSVSEMDLNPVLLTDEGLVAVDARVLFEDKNIRTTRRKRHDFFDNKKVAVIGASSDPDKVGYAIAKNALNFKGETYFVNAKGGELFGKTLYKSVPELPSDVDTAVISIPGKFILQTIEELAQKNVKNVLVISAGFKEVGDLEGEQKLIDLVNKYNLNMIGPNCLGYYKGESDLNLTFGSNNVLSGDIAVVSQSGAVLAALMDKAYQNKIGFSHIVSVGNMADLDFGDLVEMLNNEPTCKSISLYVEGMSDGRAFMEAARKSKKPIFIFKTGKSDESKAAAFSHTGNLSGNYKMFKKLLESAGCTLLNNIEALIFRPPLSSVKNALIVTNAGGPASILTDYIVKRGKKIYKLTDENVKALDAVLPFNWPKANPVDIIGDAMSDRYEKTLEITQNFDGVDLIYVVVTPQFMTDGDKIAELLLRKWNKPIIPIMVGGHDLQKGIDLLKANGILSFDTLKAATDLL, encoded by the coding sequence GTGACCGAATCGGAGCTATATGATCTTTTGAGCGAGCGCCAAGTGCCAGTCGCTCCTTACAAATCGTTTGGGTTCAAGGAAAAGCCCGTCGTAGATTTTTTCCCCGTAGCGTTAAAAATTGAATCGCCTAAAGTCGTTCATAAAAGCGAGTTTGGCGCGGTTAAGCTCAATATAACCAGCAACGAACAGCTTGAGGCGGCTAAAGCCGAGATTATCAAAAACGTGGAAAGTCGCGGCGTAAAACTAGACGAGTCGGATCGTTTTATCGCCACAAAAATGCTGCGCGGCGAAGAGCTGTATTTTGGCATGGTAAACGACCCCGTGTTTGGCAAGACAATTCTCTTTGGCAAAGGCGGCGTGCTGCTGGAACTATACAAAGACGTAAGCTATATCTCTTTGGAAGCCGATCGCGCCGAGATCGAGCGCGCGCTAAGAGGCGCAAAAATCTCTAAGCTGCTAGATAACTTCCGCGGTCTTGGCTTTACGATAGACGGCGCGATCGCGTTTGTGGAAAAACTGCAAAACTTTATCAAAAACAACCCTTCCGTTAGCGAAATGGACCTAAACCCCGTTTTGCTTACCGACGAAGGTTTAGTCGCGGTGGACGCGCGGGTTTTGTTTGAGGACAAAAACATTAGAACGACGCGGCGCAAACGTCATGATTTTTTCGACAACAAAAAAGTCGCGGTAATTGGCGCTAGCTCCGATCCCGATAAGGTTGGCTACGCGATCGCCAAAAACGCGCTTAATTTCAAGGGCGAAACGTATTTTGTGAACGCCAAAGGCGGCGAGCTATTTGGCAAAACGCTCTACAAAAGCGTCCCCGAACTGCCAAGCGACGTCGATACCGCCGTTATTAGCATTCCGGGCAAGTTTATTTTGCAGACAATCGAGGAGCTGGCGCAAAAGAACGTCAAAAACGTCCTCGTTATCAGCGCGGGATTCAAAGAGGTTGGCGATCTAGAGGGCGAACAGAAACTTATCGATCTGGTCAATAAATACAACCTCAATATGATAGGACCAAACTGTCTTGGCTACTATAAAGGCGAAAGCGATCTTAATCTCACCTTTGGATCGAACAACGTGTTAAGCGGCGATATAGCCGTCGTCAGCCAATCGGGCGCGGTGCTGGCGGCGTTGATGGACAAGGCGTATCAAAACAAGATCGGCTTTAGCCATATCGTATCGGTGGGCAATATGGCGGATTTGGATTTTGGCGATCTGGTTGAAATGCTCAACAACGAGCCAACCTGCAAGTCGATCAGCCTCTACGTTGAAGGTATGAGCGACGGCAGGGCGTTTATGGAGGCGGCGAGAAAGAGCAAGAAGCCGATCTTTATATTCAAAACGGGCAAGAGCGACGAATCCAAAGCGGCGGCTTTCAGCCATACGGGTAATCTAAGCGGCAACTACAAAATGTTCAAAAAACTGCTTGAGTCCGCCGGTTGCACGCTGCTTAACAATATCGAGGCGCTTATTTTTAGACCGCCTCTTAGCTCCGTCAAAAACGCGCTAATCGTTACCAACGCGGGCGGTCCGGCGTCTATTCTGACCGACTATATAGTCAAACGCGGCAAAAAGATATACAAATTAACCGACGAAAACGTCAAGGCGCTCGACGCGGTGCTGCCGTTTAACTGGCCAAAAGCCAATCCGGTGGATATTATCGGCGACGCTATGAGCGATCGCTACGAGAAAACGCTTGAGATAACGCAAAATTTTGACGGCGTAGATTTGATCTACGTTGTGGTTACGCCGCAATTTATGACCGACGGCGATAAGATCGCGGAGCTGCTGCTAAGAAAGTGGAACAAGCCGATTATCCCCATTATGGTCGGCGGACACGATCTGCAAAAAGGTATCGATTTGCTCAAGGCAAACGGCATTTTAAGTTTCGATACGCTTAAAGCGGCGACCGATCTCCTATAA
- a CDS encoding response regulator — protein sequence MAIVKRNVRVGRPILQCKLTGGDRLVALVDLQTSCAVKILDSKTQTDLGGFSIPVSPKSPLDFFISGHFVFALDRNLDVVDLYDLDSKKKARSFDIKPSRDGEPSAIAASEDGTRFAVGDKRGVFTFWSTDNARPIATVKGFEPISLIELSANAETAAIAFENGDITIVKTADLNNQSSLELHKRGVSALKFVGNYLISGDLEGRVAAWNVENGKLARVYPIGKGAIKAIDRAFDDRAAIVATEGGALALTDINRDRQALELDMLGEGLVSATFDDKTELSVAVTSSWNMLFFDLLDDKSIEIFLTPKNGEDRVRSDAIKVIVTDDSVTMRRVIQAALKSDFPSLEILEASNGKEALELLEQNPDVKIMFLDWNMPTMSGEATVAKIKEAKVYPNLLIVMATTEGGHEKVMQMLRMGVAGYLVKPFRRDAITKITSKLMERIAV from the coding sequence GTGGCGATCGTTAAACGAAACGTCCGAGTCGGACGCCCCATATTGCAATGCAAGCTGACGGGCGGCGATCGGTTGGTTGCGCTTGTCGATTTGCAAACTTCGTGCGCCGTTAAAATACTCGACTCAAAAACGCAGACGGACCTGGGCGGCTTTAGCATACCAGTATCGCCAAAAAGCCCGCTCGATTTTTTTATTTCCGGTCATTTTGTTTTTGCCCTCGATCGCAATCTTGACGTCGTCGATCTGTATGACCTCGACTCTAAGAAAAAGGCGCGATCTTTCGATATAAAGCCCTCGCGCGACGGCGAGCCGTCCGCTATCGCGGCGAGCGAGGACGGGACGCGCTTCGCCGTCGGGGATAAGCGAGGCGTTTTTACGTTCTGGTCAACGGATAACGCGCGACCGATCGCGACGGTTAAAGGATTCGAGCCGATCTCGCTTATCGAGCTTAGCGCAAACGCCGAGACGGCGGCTATAGCGTTTGAAAACGGCGATATTACCATTGTCAAAACCGCCGATCTCAACAATCAATCGTCGCTCGAATTGCATAAGCGCGGCGTAAGCGCGCTCAAATTCGTCGGCAACTATCTAATAAGCGGCGATCTAGAAGGGCGCGTAGCCGCATGGAACGTCGAAAACGGTAAATTAGCGCGCGTCTATCCGATTGGCAAAGGCGCGATCAAAGCGATCGATCGCGCTTTTGACGATCGCGCCGCTATTGTGGCGACCGAAGGCGGCGCGTTGGCTTTGACGGATATAAACCGAGATCGGCAGGCGCTGGAGTTGGACATGTTGGGCGAAGGGCTTGTTTCGGCGACCTTCGACGACAAAACGGAGCTCTCCGTCGCGGTAACGTCCTCGTGGAATATGCTGTTTTTCGATCTGCTAGACGATAAATCGATAGAGATTTTTTTGACGCCTAAAAACGGCGAGGATCGCGTTCGATCAGACGCGATCAAAGTTATCGTGACCGATGATAGCGTAACGATGCGGAGGGTGATTCAAGCGGCGCTTAAATCGGATTTTCCGTCTTTGGAGATTCTTGAGGCAAGCAACGGCAAAGAGGCGCTTGAGCTGCTTGAGCAAAATCCCGACGTAAAAATTATGTTCCTAGACTGGAATATGCCTACTATGAGCGGCGAAGCGACGGTGGCGAAGATCAAGGAGGCGAAAGTCTATCCGAACCTTCTGATCGTTATGGCTACCACCGAAGGCGGGCATGAGAAAGTTATGCAGATGCTTAGAATGGGCGTAGCCGGTTATCTGGTCAAGCCTTTTCGCAGGGACGCTATAACCAAAATCACAAGTAAACTGATGGAGCGAATCGCCGTATGA